The Carassius auratus strain Wakin unplaced genomic scaffold, ASM336829v1 scaf_tig00217943, whole genome shotgun sequence genome has a segment encoding these proteins:
- the LOC113104207 gene encoding sine oculis-binding protein homolog: MEAERPAENKRSRKPAHPVKRAAREEMKSFAESTMNEMLGWYGYDSVDAADGPNRVKHHHISPENSKPQERKLPSSSSSSEAVRISEKEPASPSSSSYSSSLRSRNVIVPLIKPSSAEDEQSEPIVCVWCQKEGMKRYSLLMGSEIKSFCSEKCFAACRRAFFKHNKARDEDRHGNQSPPPGQTQDTPSRLLLKMNNNMRVCDWCKRTRHTEEYLDFGSGEKRLQFCSRKCLNQYKMDVFYQEARTALADSGSAHKDEQPRPKTAVTETHKLLTPEAWDRPVKTLSPQMPISVRIQSSATPSSPEKPPPQQMPLPFVLKSPAPNPLRPLSPIQRATFAPPPLRQHYHAPYMPLPPVYTPHLAPPWPQPMILLPYPVFVPIPVPIPIPIPIPPQMGHRGVIRSLQEQEEEGTADPGHTEETTKRVKSERCTSPLSSERQVIQCLRKHKEEAPTHRPLLYTSVAPRIASPASLYSLARTTAIQATSFSLDSAGSALIPSPLSDCEDVKENSYLSGRGDGSTNHWSAEQTECRSDQSKESRGEEEVPQDVEHTYTWSVPPKLSEKNTLTATQTHLHTQTHSWEKNTELRSEPSGRNDPEPPFKRRCLRTRDQNK; this comes from the exons ATGGAAGCGGAGCGACCCGCGGAGAACAAGCGCAGCAGGAAACCCGCTCATCCCGTGAAGAGAGCCGCGCGCGAGGAGATGAAG agcTTTGCTGAAAGCACCATGAATGAGATGTTGGGATGGTACGGCTATGATTCAGTGGACGCCGCTGACGGACCGAACCGTGTCAAACACCACCATATATCTCCAGAGAACTCAAAACCACAGGAGAGGAAGCTGCcttcatcatcctcttcctcagagGCCGTCAGAATCAGTGAGAAGGAGCCGGCGTCTCCGTCTTCATCCTCGTACTCTTCCTCGCTGCGCAGCAGGAACGTCATCGTGCCGCTCATCAAACCCTCTTCAG CGGAGGACGAGCAGAGCGAGCCGATCGTCTGCGTCTGGTGTCAGAAGGAGGGCATGAAGCGCTATTCTCTGCTCATGGGCTCCGAGATCAAGAGCTTCTGCAGTGAGAAGTGTTTCGCTGCGTGTCGACGCGCCTTCTTCAAACACAACAAG GCTCGAGATGAGGATCGTCATGGCAACCAGTCTCCGCCCCCTGGCCAGACGCAGGACACGCCCTCAAGACTTCTGCTGAAGATGAACAACAACATGCgt gtgtGTGATTGGTGTAAACGCACGCGTCACACTGAAGAATACCTGGACTTCGGCTCGGGCGAGAAGCGTCTGCAGTTCTGCAGCAGAAAGTGTCTAAACCAGTACAAGATGGACGTGTTTTACCAGGAAGCTCGCACAGCTCTCGCTGACTCTGGCTCCGCCCACAAAGATGAGCAGCCCCGCCCCAAAACTGCTGTCACGGAAACCCACAAACTGTTGACGCCGGAGGCCTGGGACAGACCAGTGAAAACCCTCTCGCCCCAAATGCCCATCTCAGTGAGGATTCAGTCCAGCGCCACGCCCTCTTCTCCAGAGAAGCCACCCCCACAACAGATGCCCCTCCCCTTTGTTCTGAAAAGTCCCGCCCCTAACCCACTACGCCCCCTCAGCCCCATCCAGAGGGCTACCTTTGCCCCGCCTCCTCTCCGCCAGCATTACCACGCCCCCTACATGCCCCTCCCCCCTGTGTACACACCCCATTTAGCCCCGCCCTGGCCTCAGCCAATGATATTATTGCCCTATCCAGTTTTTGTTCCTATTCCAGTGCCGATTCCCATTCCCATCCCTATTCCCCCTCAAATGGGCCACAGAGGAGTAATTCGAAGCCTTCAAGAGCAAGAAGAGGAGGGTACAGCAGATCCGGGTCACACAGAGGAGACCACCAAGAGAGTAAAGAGCGAACGATGCACTTCTCCTCTCTCTTCAGAGCGACAGGTGATCCAGTGTCTCCGAAAACACAAAGAGGAAGCTCCGACACACAGACCACTTTTGTACACATCTGTCGCTCCCAGAATCGCTAGTCCCGCCTCTTTGTACTCATTGGCCCGTACCACCGCAATACAAGCCACCTCGTTTTCATTGGACAGTGCTGGCTCCGCCCTGATTCCGTCTCCTCTCTCCGATTGTGAAGATGTGAAGGAGAACAGCTACTTGAGTGGGCGGGGCGATGGCTCGACCAATCACTGGTCGGCAGAGCAGACGGAGTGCCGGAGCGACCAATCGAAAGAGAGCAGGGGGGAGGAGGAAGTGCCGCAGGATGTAGAGCACACTTACACATGGTCTGTACCGCCGAAACTAAGCGAGAAGAACACACTGACGGCCACGCAAACACATttacacacgcaaacacacagcTGGGAGAAAAACACCGAACTGAGATCCGAGCCGAGCGGACGGAACGATCCAGAACCGCCCTTCAAGAGACGATGCTTGAGAACCAGAGACCAGAACAAATGA